One Ethanoligenens harbinense YUAN-3 genomic window carries:
- a CDS encoding spore coat protein, whose translation MLQEKTMVNDALADEKNGLTFYANAISECANPQLRSTIQQIRNNCETSQYELFQLAQAKGYYKPAQQANESDIQQVRSQLQG comes from the coding sequence ATGTTGCAGGAAAAAACCATGGTCAACGATGCGCTGGCAGATGAAAAAAACGGGCTGACCTTCTACGCTAATGCCATCTCGGAATGTGCCAATCCGCAGCTCCGTTCCACCATCCAGCAGATTCGCAACAACTGTGAAACCTCGCAGTACGAACTGTTTCAGCTGGCACAGGCCAAAGGTTATTACAAGCCGGCCCAGCAGGCGAACGAAAGCGATATCCAGCAGGTTCGGTCCCAGTTGCAGGGCTGA
- a CDS encoding 3-hydroxyacyl-CoA dehydrogenase family protein encodes MSPIYIIGAGVMGTGVAQCLAEAKLAVVLIEKEPDALQRAGELIAKNIKYQRMFRHGDQEPLEETTARIRYADDLQLIKDAAFVIENITESVELKSELYRQMDELCAGDCIFMVNTSCVSITRIASLVKHPERVIGTHFMNPVPMIAAVEVIRGFYTSDETVQKVTGLLKSLKKRSIVIQDMPGFVSNRISHLMMNEAAFIVQDGVAEAKQVDDIFKSCYGHKMGPLETADLIGLDTVVNSLKVLYESYQDPKFRCCPLLRKMVDAGLWGRKTNKGFYTYSF; translated from the coding sequence ATGAGCCCTATTTATATCATAGGCGCCGGTGTCATGGGCACCGGCGTGGCGCAATGCCTGGCGGAAGCAAAGCTTGCGGTCGTGCTGATTGAAAAGGAGCCGGATGCGCTGCAACGGGCCGGGGAGCTTATCGCGAAAAACATCAAATATCAGCGCATGTTCCGGCATGGCGATCAGGAACCGCTGGAGGAGACCACAGCGCGCATCCGGTATGCGGACGACCTTCAGTTGATCAAAGACGCGGCGTTTGTCATCGAAAACATCACCGAAAGCGTCGAACTCAAAAGCGAATTGTACCGGCAGATGGATGAGCTTTGCGCCGGTGACTGCATTTTCATGGTGAACACCTCATGCGTTTCGATTACCCGGATCGCTTCCCTGGTGAAACATCCGGAGAGGGTTATCGGTACCCATTTTATGAATCCGGTTCCCATGATTGCGGCGGTTGAAGTCATCCGCGGATTTTACACCTCCGACGAAACCGTTCAGAAAGTAACCGGGCTGTTAAAGTCGTTGAAAAAGAGAAGCATTGTCATTCAGGATATGCCAGGCTTTGTTTCCAACCGGATCTCGCATCTGATGATGAATGAAGCTGCTTTCATCGTGCAGGACGGGGTCGCGGAAGCCAAGCAGGTCGATGATATCTTTAAATCGTGCTATGGGCACAAAATGGGGCCTTTGGAAACCGCCGACCTGATCGGGCTTGATACGGTGGTCAATTCCCTAAAGGTTCTATATGAAAGCTATCAGGACCCCAAATTTCGGTGCTGCCCCCTGCTGCGGAAAATGGTCGATGCCGGCCTTTGGGGCAGAAAAACGAACAAGGGATTCTATACATATTCGTTTTGA
- a CDS encoding GtrA family protein: MASFKKIVSAFRKRYPTLYQLAGFCAVGASGLLVMMAAYYLFLAFHADKQVANLAGFSASTAYAYLMNFVFVFQAKTVPPKRAAVKFFALYIALYFFSAYMVHVFTDLLHISVLLIPILNSILITPPSFLGSKYWVFREKEKSLGA, translated from the coding sequence ATGGCATCTTTCAAAAAAATAGTTTCCGCTTTCAGAAAGCGTTATCCCACGTTGTACCAGCTTGCCGGGTTCTGCGCCGTTGGTGCCAGCGGGCTGTTGGTCATGATGGCAGCCTACTATCTGTTTCTGGCCTTCCACGCAGACAAGCAGGTGGCCAATCTGGCCGGTTTCTCGGCAAGCACGGCTTATGCCTACCTGATGAACTTCGTGTTTGTATTTCAGGCCAAAACCGTGCCGCCTAAACGCGCCGCTGTAAAATTCTTCGCGCTGTATATTGCTCTCTATTTTTTCAGCGCATATATGGTTCATGTCTTCACAGACCTGCTGCATATCAGCGTGCTGCTCATTCCCATTCTGAACTCCATTCTCATCACCCCGCCCAGCTTTCTGGGGAGCAAATACTGGGTGTTCCGCGAAAAGGAAAAATCGCTTGGGGCATAG
- a CDS encoding HAD-IIIC family phosphatase — MPEAAKKVKCVVWDLDNTVWNGTLLEDEEVRLNQDAVSTIKELDRRGILNSVCSKNDGDFAMEKLRQFGIAEYFLYPQIGWDAKSESVRKIAQQINIGIDTIAFIDDQPYELDEVSFHCPEVRCFSADRIHGLLEQPEFTPDFITVDAQHRRQMYLSNIRRQKSEDSFSGPKEGFLKSLDMVFSIKEADYSDLKRVEELAARTHQLNTTGYTYAFDELCAMMESPRYKLWVAGLDDKFGTYGKIGIALAECMDDRWIIKLFLMSCRVMSRGVGSVFINYLINCAKEAGKSVYAEFLPTDRNRMMLITYRFMGFQEDHTTGDLMYLKYDFGTVHEYPAYIRLVLPDQNAAPLCEQQG; from the coding sequence ATGCCGGAGGCTGCAAAAAAAGTAAAGTGTGTGGTGTGGGACCTCGACAATACCGTATGGAACGGCACACTGCTTGAAGACGAAGAAGTCCGACTGAATCAGGACGCCGTCAGCACCATCAAAGAACTGGACCGACGGGGGATTCTGAATTCGGTGTGCAGTAAAAACGACGGCGATTTTGCTATGGAAAAGCTCCGCCAGTTCGGCATCGCGGAATATTTCCTGTATCCTCAGATCGGCTGGGACGCGAAATCGGAATCCGTCAGGAAGATCGCACAGCAGATTAACATCGGTATCGACACGATCGCTTTCATCGACGACCAGCCCTATGAACTTGATGAAGTCTCCTTCCACTGTCCGGAGGTTCGCTGCTTTTCTGCGGACCGCATCCACGGGCTTTTGGAGCAGCCGGAATTTACGCCGGATTTCATCACGGTAGACGCACAGCACCGGCGGCAGATGTACCTGAGCAACATCCGGCGCCAGAAAAGCGAAGACAGTTTTTCCGGGCCGAAAGAGGGATTTTTAAAATCGCTGGATATGGTATTTTCCATTAAAGAGGCCGACTATTCAGATTTAAAGCGCGTGGAGGAACTGGCGGCCCGCACGCATCAGCTGAACACGACAGGATACACCTACGCCTTCGACGAGCTTTGCGCAATGATGGAATCACCGCGCTATAAACTTTGGGTCGCCGGTCTGGATGACAAGTTCGGCACATATGGGAAAATCGGGATTGCGCTGGCAGAATGTATGGACGACCGCTGGATCATCAAATTGTTTTTGATGTCGTGCAGGGTCATGTCTCGTGGCGTAGGCTCCGTTTTCATCAACTACCTGATCAACTGCGCAAAAGAAGCCGGCAAATCTGTGTATGCGGAATTCCTACCCACAGACCGCAACCGTATGATGCTCATCACCTACCGGTTTATGGGATTTCAGGAAGACCACACGACCGGCGATCTCATGTATCTGAAATATGATTTCGGCACCGTGCATGAGTATCCGGCATACATCCGGCTGGTGCTGCCGGATCAAAACGCTGCCCCGCTTTGCGAACAGCAGGGGTAA